In Streptomyces dengpaensis, the following proteins share a genomic window:
- a CDS encoding ATP-binding protein produces the protein MNEMLRQARLTDQRRSAERPTLPASVPGLYVQHRDRGFVAHITASEFAFSTVRGLTASVPMAYGAGQATADTAEWLVSELLGNAVRACGDHVPLAVEVYVTGRSVQVNVHDPAADLLPHRSAVAMDSDNAESGRGLGLLDMLAPGWDVVPSPVGKQIRCRIDGTK, from the coding sequence ATGAACGAGATGCTGCGCCAGGCTCGGCTGACCGACCAGCGTCGTTCAGCGGAGCGGCCGACGCTTCCGGCCTCTGTCCCTGGCCTGTACGTCCAGCACCGCGACCGTGGCTTCGTCGCCCACATCACGGCCTCCGAGTTCGCCTTCAGCACGGTGCGTGGTCTGACCGCCTCGGTGCCGATGGCGTACGGGGCCGGCCAGGCGACCGCCGACACCGCTGAGTGGCTCGTCTCCGAGCTGCTCGGCAACGCCGTGCGGGCCTGCGGCGATCACGTGCCGCTGGCCGTAGAGGTGTACGTCACCGGGCGCAGCGTCCAGGTGAACGTGCACGACCCCGCCGCCGATCTGCTGCCTCACCGCAGCGCGGTGGCGATGGACAGCGACAACGCGGAGTCCGGGCGCGGCCTGGGCCTGCTGGACATGCTGGCGCCCGGCTGGGACGTCGTGCCCTCTCCGGTCGGCAAGCAGATCCGCTGCCGCATCGACGGCACCAAGTAG